A stretch of Mucilaginibacter terrae DNA encodes these proteins:
- a CDS encoding cold-shock protein, with protein MQQGTVKFFNETKGFGFITPNDGGKEIFVHVSGLIDNVRENSEVTFDVEEGRKGPNAVNVKVA; from the coding sequence ATGCAACAAGGAACAGTAAAATTTTTTAATGAGACAAAAGGTTTCGGATTTATCACACCAAATGATGGTGGTAAAGAGATCTTTGTTCATGTTTCAGGTTTGATCGACAACGTTCGTGAGAACAGCGAGGTAACCTTCGACGTAGAAGAAGGCCGTAAAGGACCAAACGCAGTAAATGTAAAAGTAGCTTAA
- a CDS encoding winged helix-turn-helix transcriptional regulator — MTTKETTSDAEICPAQALLKMLSGKWKAAIFRLATEGPLRFSGLLRSVQGANKQSLSVALRELEEDGLLEKIIIKQKPLHIEYNLTEKGRQMVSVFTQLEGML; from the coding sequence ATGACTACTAAAGAAACTACCAGCGACGCCGAAATTTGCCCGGCACAGGCGCTCCTCAAAATGTTATCGGGCAAATGGAAAGCAGCGATATTCCGTTTGGCAACCGAAGGACCATTGCGTTTCAGTGGCTTGTTGCGTTCGGTTCAGGGCGCCAATAAGCAATCATTATCAGTTGCCCTGCGCGAACTGGAAGAAGACGGACTTTTAGAGAAAATAATTATTAAGCAAAAACCCTTGCACATTGAGTACAATTTAACCGAAAAAGGCAGGCAAATGGTTTCGGTATTTACGCAACTGGAGGGGATGTTGTAA
- a CDS encoding alpha-L-arabinofuranosidase C-terminal domain-containing protein: protein MRRKFLATACAAALTLSAYAQKSHPIIVNADKLTAKVQPTMWGVFFEDINLGADGGLYAELIKNRSFEFTTPLMGWAVKGKKIAEGDVLVLNRQEAAENNPRYLQVKVKDAETPADATITNEGFRGMGIKKGLKYDFSVMYRQASKGLKLHLELQDENGKSVGSGILTPNESGIGWNKQSASLMANTDIKKGKFQIWFEGSGSIDLDMISLFPANTWKKRPGGLRADMVQMLADMKPGFVRFPGGCIVEGRDLANRYQWKKTIGPIEERELIMNRWNTEFKHKPAPDYFQTFGLGFFEYFQMCEDIGAEALPILNCGMACQFNTAELVPLDQLGPYVQDALDLVEFANGPVTSTWGKKRADMGHPEPFNLKMMGIGNENWGPQYLERLAIFTKAMKDKYPNIKLINSSGTDPDGARFDQLNNAHRKNKADFIDEHYYRSPEWFFSNATRYDSYDKNSSKVFAGEYAAHNKNEPNGPNINNWRAALSEAAFLTGVERNADVVNMASYAPLFAHTDGWQWSPDMIWVDNTSIYGTPTYFVQKQYSLNKGTNVVDIKKGNKVIAGKDSLYASAVIDQNKNELIIKMVNASNKAQTQTVQVKSAKKLASTAILTSIANDLKAVNSFDDATKVSPTDERIDVKGKNVAVALKPYSVNILHIALK from the coding sequence ATGAGAAGGAAATTTCTTGCTACTGCCTGTGCTGCTGCTTTAACTTTGAGTGCTTATGCGCAAAAAAGCCACCCAATTATTGTAAATGCTGATAAATTAACGGCCAAAGTGCAGCCTACCATGTGGGGCGTGTTTTTTGAAGACATTAACCTCGGTGCCGATGGCGGCTTGTATGCCGAACTCATTAAAAACCGCTCTTTTGAGTTTACCACCCCGCTAATGGGTTGGGCGGTTAAAGGAAAAAAAATTGCCGAAGGCGACGTACTGGTACTCAACCGCCAGGAAGCCGCCGAAAATAACCCGCGTTACTTGCAGGTGAAAGTTAAAGATGCCGAAACCCCTGCCGATGCCACGATAACCAACGAAGGTTTTAGAGGAATGGGTATTAAGAAGGGCTTGAAATATGATTTTTCGGTAATGTACCGCCAGGCATCAAAGGGTTTAAAACTGCACCTGGAGTTACAGGATGAAAACGGAAAGAGCGTTGGAAGCGGTATATTAACGCCTAACGAAAGTGGCATTGGTTGGAACAAGCAGTCGGCAAGCCTTATGGCCAATACCGATATAAAAAAAGGAAAGTTCCAAATATGGTTTGAGGGCAGCGGTAGCATTGATCTGGATATGATCTCACTTTTCCCGGCTAATACCTGGAAAAAGCGCCCCGGTGGCTTACGTGCCGATATGGTGCAAATGCTGGCCGATATGAAACCCGGTTTTGTACGTTTCCCGGGTGGTTGTATTGTGGAAGGCCGTGATTTGGCTAACCGCTACCAGTGGAAAAAAACCATCGGCCCCATTGAAGAACGTGAACTAATTATGAACCGCTGGAATACCGAGTTTAAGCACAAACCAGCACCCGATTATTTTCAGACTTTTGGCCTCGGCTTTTTCGAGTACTTCCAAATGTGTGAAGATATTGGTGCCGAAGCCCTGCCTATTTTAAATTGCGGTATGGCCTGCCAATTTAACACGGCCGAGTTAGTGCCTTTAGACCAATTGGGTCCTTATGTACAGGATGCCTTAGACCTTGTTGAATTTGCCAATGGACCGGTAACCTCTACCTGGGGTAAAAAACGCGCCGATATGGGCCACCCAGAACCATTCAACCTAAAAATGATGGGTATAGGTAACGAAAACTGGGGGCCGCAGTATTTAGAGCGCCTGGCTATTTTTACCAAAGCCATGAAAGATAAATATCCCAACATTAAACTTATTAATAGCTCGGGCACCGACCCTGATGGTGCACGTTTTGACCAGTTGAACAATGCCCACCGTAAAAATAAAGCCGATTTTATTGACGAGCATTACTACCGTTCGCCCGAGTGGTTTTTTAGCAATGCCACCCGTTATGATAGTTATGACAAAAACAGCTCGAAGGTATTTGCCGGTGAGTACGCCGCACACAACAAAAATGAGCCTAACGGACCAAACATTAACAACTGGCGCGCGGCACTATCTGAAGCAGCCTTTTTAACCGGTGTTGAGCGTAATGCCGATGTGGTAAATATGGCTTCATACGCACCGCTATTTGCCCATACAGATGGCTGGCAGTGGTCGCCCGATATGATTTGGGTGGATAATACCAGCATTTATGGCACACCTACCTATTTTGTACAAAAGCAATACTCGCTTAACAAGGGCACCAACGTGGTGGATATTAAAAAAGGTAACAAAGTAATAGCCGGTAAGGATAGCTTGTACGCATCAGCTGTAATCGACCAAAATAAGAACGAGCTGATCATCAAAATGGTGAATGCATCAAACAAAGCTCAAACCCAAACGGTGCAGGTAAAAAGTGCTAAAAAGCTGGCCTCAACAGCCATACTTACTTCAATAGCTAACGACCTCAAAGCAGTCAACTCTTTTGATGACGCAACCAAAGTAAGCCCAACAGATGAGCGGATTGATGTAAAAGGTAAAAACGTAGCGGTAGCACTTAAACCTTATTCGGTTAATATCCTGCATATTGCGCTTAAATAG
- the hpt gene encoding hypoxanthine phosphoribosyltransferase: MKIADLTFEPLIEADAIAKRINLMSEQLNADYAEKSPIFIGVLSGSFMFISDLVKQITIPCEVTFTKLASYFGGTSSTRKIREDIDLSVDISGRHIVIVEDIVDTGNTLAYLIEKLKLHSPASIKVCSLLLKPAKLETSIEELRYVGFEIENEYVVGYGLDYKELGRNLTGIYRQIS; encoded by the coding sequence ATGAAGATTGCCGACCTCACTTTTGAGCCGCTTATTGAAGCCGATGCCATTGCCAAGCGCATTAATTTAATGAGCGAACAATTGAACGCCGACTATGCCGAAAAATCGCCCATTTTTATTGGCGTATTGAGTGGCAGTTTTATGTTTATATCCGACTTAGTTAAACAAATTACCATTCCCTGCGAGGTTACCTTTACCAAACTGGCCTCTTACTTTGGCGGCACCAGCAGCACCCGCAAAATACGCGAAGACATTGACCTCAGTGTTGACATAAGCGGCCGTCATATTGTAATTGTTGAAGATATTGTTGATACCGGTAATACGCTGGCTTACCTTATCGAAAAATTAAAACTACACAGCCCGGCATCAATAAAAGTATGCTCACTGTTGCTCAAACCCGCCAAGCTCGAAACTTCGATTGAAGAGCTACGCTACGTAGGTTTTGAAATTGAAAACGAATATGTAGTAGGCTACGGCCTTGACTATAAAGAGTTGGGCAGGAATTTAACGGGCATTTACAGGCAGATTAGTTAG
- a CDS encoding sensor histidine kinase, producing the protein MLRSKATTFTIHAAGWLLFLIFPLLFLSGGQKNSNVWTLLSSSYYWLFCLTYMVLFYFNLWLLIPRFFLKKKYVDYGIGVMLLLSCVYFLQPFDKLLANNPRVQSQIGMPGGLPPPPIDTLTQVQPKLNPAATADSTPLPFGPLPHQDLRMQDPAQKPHGNPLWRHSPGVDIVSLVLFVIMTALSLSIRMVQQWQTTEQKVIVAEAGKANAELSFLKAQINPHFLFNTLNNIYTLSVMNSEHTSESIMKLSNIMRYVTDEVSENFVLLQNDVNCISDYIALQSLRLGRKAEVKFTVSGNMSNQKIAPLILMSFVENAFKYGISKQEFSLITIDINVEGAKIEFYCENKIFNNKLTVIERTGIGIANTRQRLQHLYPGRYELKIDDAGNRFKVKLSLQS; encoded by the coding sequence ATGCTTCGCTCTAAAGCCACTACGTTTACTATACATGCAGCCGGATGGTTGCTATTCTTAATATTCCCATTATTGTTTTTGAGCGGTGGGCAAAAAAATAGCAACGTATGGACTTTGCTTTCTTCATCATACTACTGGTTGTTTTGCCTCACCTACATGGTGCTGTTTTACTTTAACCTGTGGCTTTTAATTCCGCGTTTTTTTCTCAAAAAAAAGTATGTTGATTACGGTATAGGCGTAATGCTTTTACTAAGCTGCGTGTATTTTTTGCAACCCTTTGATAAGCTGTTGGCTAATAATCCGCGTGTACAAAGCCAGATTGGCATGCCGGGCGGCCTACCCCCGCCACCAATTGATACCTTAACACAGGTACAGCCGAAGTTAAACCCTGCCGCCACGGCAGATAGTACACCATTGCCCTTTGGCCCCCTGCCTCATCAGGATCTACGCATGCAAGACCCTGCCCAAAAACCACACGGCAATCCGCTGTGGCGGCACTCGCCCGGTGTTGATATTGTGAGTTTGGTATTGTTTGTAATTATGACGGCGTTAAGCCTTTCCATACGCATGGTGCAGCAATGGCAAACCACCGAGCAAAAAGTTATAGTGGCAGAGGCCGGTAAAGCCAATGCCGAACTATCGTTCCTTAAAGCGCAAATTAATCCGCATTTTTTGTTTAATACGCTCAATAATATATACACGCTTTCGGTGATGAACAGCGAGCACACTTCCGAAAGTATAATGAAGCTGAGCAACATTATGCGCTATGTAACCGATGAAGTGAGTGAAAATTTTGTATTGCTGCAAAATGATGTGAATTGTATAAGCGATTATATTGCTTTGCAAAGCTTACGTTTAGGCCGTAAAGCCGAGGTGAAATTTACCGTAAGCGGCAACATGAGTAATCAAAAAATTGCACCGCTCATACTTATGTCGTTTGTGGAGAATGCTTTTAAGTACGGCATTAGCAAGCAAGAATTTAGCCTGATTACCATTGACATAAATGTTGAGGGCGCAAAAATTGAATTTTATTGTGAGAACAAGATATTCAACAATAAATTGACCGTGATTGAGCGTACTGGCATAGGTATTGCCAATACCCGCCAGCGCTTGCAGCACTTATACCCAGGCAGGTATGAGCTTAAAATTGATGATGCCGGTAACCGCTTTAAAGTGAAACTCAGCCTGCAAAGCTAA
- the creD gene encoding cell envelope integrity protein CreD, protein MQTQPSSTNWLKESVLLKMLIIMVIALLLLIPSAWIQGLIQERSVRQEQITQEVSDQWSGSQLVQGPVLIIPYKKQVRERDTSNKVIIKEYTQRIYLLPQNLNIKGNVATRKLHRGIFDVGVYDSKLNITGNFNRADIAKLQIDSNQLMLNKARVIFAISDLKGLKSNPVINIQNLKLEVEPALNGDNLLDNGLQASIDLSTGADDIPFNFDLDLKGSESLSFAHTGKTTQVEVSGNWPSPKFDGRTLPNERTIVDSTFNAKWRMLYYNRPFPQQWAGNDTLLNSFKNNKNALFGVQLHIQVDEYQKTERTSKYAILIIVLTFVSLFLTEVIQKRRIHVFNYALIGAAMIVFYTLLLSFSEQVGYNIAYLIAAVATIGLIAWFTASLLSNRKAAVLFAVILTIFYGFIFVIIQLEDLSLLVGSIALFIIISTLMYFSRKISWDAQQPAEIEETFA, encoded by the coding sequence ATGCAAACACAACCATCATCAACCAACTGGCTCAAAGAGTCGGTTTTGTTAAAAATGCTTATTATAATGGTAATAGCCTTGCTGCTACTCATCCCATCGGCGTGGATACAGGGGCTAATACAAGAGCGCAGCGTTAGGCAGGAACAAATTACGCAGGAAGTATCAGACCAATGGTCGGGCAGCCAACTGGTGCAGGGGCCGGTGCTCATCATACCTTATAAAAAACAGGTACGCGAACGTGATACCAGCAACAAGGTTATTATTAAGGAGTACACCCAACGCATATACCTCCTACCTCAAAACCTCAACATTAAAGGCAATGTGGCTACCCGTAAATTACACCGCGGCATATTTGATGTGGGTGTTTATGATTCGAAACTCAACATAACCGGGAACTTTAACCGGGCCGATATAGCCAAACTACAGATAGACAGCAACCAGTTGATGCTGAACAAAGCCCGGGTTATATTTGCCATAAGCGATTTAAAGGGATTAAAATCGAACCCGGTAATTAACATACAAAACCTAAAGCTGGAAGTAGAACCGGCATTAAACGGCGATAACTTGTTAGATAACGGCTTGCAGGCCAGCATTGACCTGAGCACAGGAGCAGATGATATTCCATTTAACTTTGACCTTGATTTAAAGGGCAGCGAAAGCCTGAGTTTTGCGCACACCGGCAAAACCACCCAGGTGGAGGTAAGCGGCAATTGGCCCAGCCCTAAGTTTGACGGTCGCACCCTTCCAAACGAACGTACCATTGTAGACAGTACCTTTAATGCCAAATGGCGCATGCTGTACTACAATCGTCCCTTCCCGCAGCAGTGGGCGGGGAATGATACCCTGCTTAATAGTTTCAAAAACAACAAAAATGCCTTATTTGGCGTGCAATTGCATATACAGGTTGATGAGTACCAAAAAACCGAACGTACTTCTAAATACGCCATCCTAATTATCGTACTCACCTTTGTATCGTTGTTTTTAACCGAGGTTATTCAAAAGCGCCGCATCCATGTATTCAACTATGCGTTGATCGGGGCGGCCATGATCGTATTTTATACCCTATTGCTGTCTTTTTCAGAACAGGTGGGTTATAATATTGCCTACTTAATTGCGGCAGTGGCAACCATTGGCCTAATTGCCTGGTTCACGGCATCGCTGCTATCTAACCGTAAGGCTGCTGTGTTGTTCGCGGTAATTCTTACCATATTCTACGGGTTTATCTTCGTTATCATTCAGTTAGAAGACTTGTCGTTGCTGGTGGGGAGTATAGCCCTGTTTATCATTATCTCTACGCTCATGTACTTTTCGCGCAAAATAAGCTGGGACGCACAGCAGCCTGCCGAAATCGAAGAAACTTTCGCCTAA
- a CDS encoding sensor histidine kinase, producing MNDMRLYTSLSRFKYLDRNYSFKYLFIAFIGVHIPLIGIVTFIALTDFTSLTPGMVIFSTLGFTLIACGITLFMQNALARPIIETKNALVNYLSNKTLPELPTDFKDEAGLLMSNTCTALKELDNLIKEKRDFIYLLSHDLKTPLHNVLTIIHLMKDDINNDSKEEHINLIRQSTQYQLQLITSVLNLATSEFKEGNILQLINLEPLLNKVLKDHAGSLQNKQIQVLADIPENLQVKVNEELFAMALSNLVTNAIKFSTRSSEIMIRAVVMEDHVMIRVIDYGIGFNESKAPSFQPFSKSSRPGTDGESSNGLGLYFTRKIIKYHGGTLVAESEGEGKGAKFIVRLPLAA from the coding sequence ATGAACGACATGCGACTTTATACTTCGTTGTCCCGTTTTAAGTACCTGGACCGAAATTATTCATTTAAATACCTATTTATCGCCTTTATAGGCGTTCACATCCCGCTAATAGGTATTGTAACCTTTATTGCCTTAACCGATTTTACCTCGCTTACGCCAGGTATGGTGATTTTTTCAACATTGGGTTTTACATTAATAGCCTGCGGCATAACCTTGTTTATGCAGAATGCGCTGGCCCGACCTATTATTGAAACTAAGAACGCCCTGGTTAATTACCTGAGCAACAAAACCCTGCCCGAACTGCCTACGGATTTTAAAGATGAGGCTGGCTTGCTCATGAGCAATACCTGCACCGCCCTGAAAGAGTTGGACAACCTGATCAAAGAGAAGCGGGATTTTATTTACCTGCTATCGCACGATTTAAAAACACCTTTGCATAATGTATTAACTATTATCCATTTAATGAAAGATGATATTAATAATGATTCGAAGGAGGAGCACATCAACCTCATCAGGCAATCAACCCAGTACCAATTGCAGTTAATTACATCGGTGCTTAACCTGGCTACGAGCGAATTTAAAGAGGGGAATATTCTTCAGCTGATCAATCTCGAGCCATTGCTCAACAAGGTGCTCAAAGACCATGCAGGCAGCCTGCAAAATAAGCAAATACAAGTGCTGGCCGATATACCCGAAAATTTACAGGTAAAGGTTAATGAAGAACTATTTGCTATGGCGCTGAGCAACCTGGTTACCAATGCTATAAAATTCAGTACCCGCAGCAGCGAAATTATGATACGCGCCGTTGTTATGGAAGACCATGTAATGATACGCGTAATTGACTACGGCATTGGTTTTAACGAATCAAAGGCACCGTCGTTTCAGCCATTCAGCAAATCGAGCCGCCCCGGTACTGATGGAGAAAGCTCCAACGGTTTGGGCTTGTATTTCACCCGTAAAATTATCAAATATCATGGCGGCACCCTGGTTGCCGAAAGTGAGGGCGAAGGCAAAGGAGCCAAGTTTATTGTAAGACTTCCGCTGGCGGCGTAA
- a CDS encoding NAD(P)H-binding protein, which translates to MKVFVTGASGFVGLAVVNELLQHGHEVLGLVRSDKGAEQLRAAGAEVLLGDVNNPDHLRKGVLACDAVIHTAFNHDFSQYKANCEADRLVIQTLGDALVNTQKTLVIKRA; encoded by the coding sequence ATGAAAGTATTTGTAACAGGAGCCTCCGGTTTTGTAGGCTTGGCCGTGGTAAATGAGTTATTACAACATGGGCATGAAGTTTTAGGACTTGTACGCTCTGACAAAGGTGCCGAACAACTTAGAGCCGCGGGTGCCGAAGTATTGCTGGGTGATGTAAACAACCCCGACCATTTGCGCAAAGGTGTACTGGCTTGTGATGCTGTAATACATACCGCTTTTAACCATGATTTTTCGCAATACAAAGCCAATTGTGAGGCCGATAGGTTAGTTATACAAACCTTAGGCGATGCATTGGTAAATACGCAAAAAACTTTGGTAATTAAACGGGCATAG
- a CDS encoding LytR/AlgR family response regulator transcription factor — MSKLKCIAIDDEPLALELMEQYIARFPSLQLLHTFEDAVSGAEYLKHNPVDLLFVDINMPDITGIDLVRSLTNKPMVIFTTAYRNFALEGFELEALDYLLKPIDITRFTKAVEKALEFNQYKTSVAQQPVQESLYVYSEYRMLKINVPDIEYIESMEDYIKIHLTNEDKPILTLMALKKVLEKLPQNHFKRIHRSYVVAVDKIRIIQNRKIKLSKAELPVGDSYAASVKEWAKG, encoded by the coding sequence ATGAGCAAGTTAAAATGTATAGCTATTGATGATGAGCCCCTGGCACTCGAGCTGATGGAGCAGTATATAGCGCGTTTCCCATCGTTACAGTTGTTGCACACGTTTGAGGATGCTGTATCGGGTGCCGAGTATTTAAAGCATAACCCGGTTGATTTACTGTTTGTAGATATTAATATGCCGGATATTACCGGCATTGACCTGGTGCGTTCGTTAACCAATAAGCCCATGGTTATTTTCACTACGGCTTATCGTAACTTTGCCCTGGAAGGTTTTGAACTGGAGGCGCTGGATTACCTGCTTAAACCTATTGATATTACCCGCTTTACCAAGGCGGTTGAAAAGGCCTTAGAGTTTAATCAGTACAAAACATCGGTAGCGCAGCAGCCCGTGCAGGAAAGCCTGTATGTATATTCAGAATACCGCATGCTCAAAATTAACGTGCCCGATATTGAGTACATCGAGAGCATGGAAGACTACATTAAGATCCACCTGACCAACGAAGATAAGCCCATCCTCACCCTTATGGCACTAAAAAAGGTGCTCGAAAAACTTCCGCAAAATCATTTTAAACGTATCCATCGCAGCTATGTGGTTGCAGTGGATAAAATCAGAATAATCCAAAACCGTAAAATAAAACTATCCAAAGCCGAGTTGCCCGTGGGGGATAGCTATGCTGCTTCGGTTAAGGAGTGGGCGAAGGGGTGA
- a CDS encoding M16 family metallopeptidase translates to MTDYQVHTLGNGIRLLYKHAPSNITHTCFIVNAGARDETPGKDGLAHFIEHLLFKQTKKRNTNQILNRLELVGADLNAYTTKEYTCIHASLLKEHLERTIDLFEDIVFHSTFPEEELVKERSVILDEIASYQDQPEEAIQDDFESYLFKGHTLGNNILGTEESVKQLGRDDIAQFIAANYNTHQMVFAVIGDYDFNKLIKLTEKYLGGVPANTSTKHRERPLAQPGQLITLQKPISQLHGIIGNLAYDSSHHHKSGLLLVNNLLGGMGMSSRLNLEIREKYGIAYTIESNYTPFTDTGIFSIYFGTDEEKAGKAIKLIHKELRKLREHKLGTLQLHQAKQKFIGQIALAEENRLSLIISMAKSLIDFNDVDSLQQVFDKINAVTAEQVLEISNHVFDEKNLITLLFEPKD, encoded by the coding sequence ATGACAGATTACCAGGTACATACGCTGGGCAATGGCATACGGCTGTTGTACAAGCACGCACCATCAAATATAACGCACACCTGCTTTATTGTTAACGCCGGTGCACGCGACGAAACCCCAGGCAAAGACGGCCTTGCCCATTTTATAGAGCACCTGCTGTTTAAGCAAACTAAAAAACGCAACACTAACCAAATTTTAAACCGTTTAGAACTGGTAGGTGCCGATTTAAATGCCTACACCACCAAAGAGTATACCTGCATACATGCCTCGCTGCTAAAAGAACATTTAGAGCGCACCATCGATTTATTTGAAGATATTGTTTTCCACTCTACTTTTCCCGAAGAAGAGTTGGTTAAAGAACGTAGTGTAATTTTAGATGAGATAGCCTCTTACCAGGATCAGCCCGAAGAAGCCATTCAAGACGATTTTGAAAGTTACTTATTTAAAGGCCATACGCTGGGCAACAATATTTTGGGTACCGAAGAATCGGTTAAGCAGTTGGGCCGAGATGATATAGCGCAGTTTATAGCCGCTAATTACAATACCCACCAAATGGTATTTGCTGTAATAGGCGATTACGATTTTAATAAGCTTATTAAACTTACCGAAAAGTATTTAGGTGGGGTACCCGCCAATACTTCGACCAAGCACCGCGAAAGGCCTTTGGCACAACCAGGACAATTAATTACCCTGCAAAAGCCTATTTCCCAGTTGCATGGCATTATTGGCAATTTGGCTTATGATTCATCGCACCATCATAAAAGCGGCTTGTTGCTGGTGAACAACCTGCTGGGCGGCATGGGAATGAGCAGCCGCTTAAACCTCGAAATACGGGAGAAATATGGCATAGCCTACACCATCGAATCGAACTATACGCCGTTTACCGATACGGGCATATTTTCCATTTACTTTGGTACCGATGAAGAGAAGGCAGGCAAAGCCATCAAACTCATTCATAAAGAACTGCGCAAGTTGCGTGAGCATAAATTGGGTACGCTACAACTGCACCAGGCCAAGCAAAAGTTTATTGGCCAAATAGCCCTGGCCGAAGAAAACCGACTGAGCCTCATAATATCGATGGCTAAAAGTTTGATCGATTTTAATGACGTGGATTCCCTGCAACAGGTTTTTGACAAGATCAACGCTGTTACCGCCGAGCAAGTGCTCGAAATTAGCAACCATGTATTTGACGAGAAAAACTTGATTACTTTGCTTTTTGAGCCAAAGGATTAA
- a CDS encoding winged helix-turn-helix domain-containing protein, producing MKVDFNKLDKAFENRVRLQIMSVLMVNESYDFTSLKELLDVTDGNLASNLKALEKEEYITIHKSFIGRKPNTTYQASATGKKAFQIHLNALEQLIKLQKK from the coding sequence GTGAAAGTAGATTTTAACAAATTAGATAAGGCTTTTGAGAACCGGGTAAGGTTGCAAATTATGAGCGTACTCATGGTAAATGAAAGCTATGACTTTACCTCGCTTAAAGAATTGCTTGACGTTACCGACGGCAACCTGGCCTCCAACTTAAAAGCCCTCGAAAAAGAGGAATATATTACCATACATAAAAGCTTTATAGGCCGTAAGCCCAATACAACTTACCAGGCATCGGCCACGGGCAAAAAGGCTTTTCAAATCCATTTAAACGCGCTCGAACAATTAATTAAGCTGCAAAAAAAATAA
- a CDS encoding Crp/Fnr family transcriptional regulator, translating into MHPEFEAYLQQRTSLKPDEIKQVSSKAIARTLKRNEDMLQAGDVCRHKTFVQSGLLRTFGVTADGNEHILLFSPEETWTLDVESYDKQKPSKVNITAIEPSRVLLWHKPDFDALLIQVPGLKQLAEQLISSSTHFNRQRILTTLSGSAEEKYEDFLLSFPDLLNRLPLRMIAAYLGISLKTLTRIRHAQLQR; encoded by the coding sequence ATGCACCCCGAATTTGAAGCTTATTTACAACAGCGCACCAGCCTTAAACCTGATGAAATAAAACAGGTGAGCAGCAAGGCAATAGCCCGTACGCTAAAACGCAATGAGGATATGTTGCAGGCTGGCGATGTTTGCAGGCATAAAACTTTTGTGCAATCGGGTTTGCTGCGCACGTTTGGTGTTACGGCCGATGGTAATGAGCATATCCTTCTCTTCTCGCCCGAAGAAACCTGGACTTTAGATGTTGAGAGTTACGATAAACAGAAACCATCCAAAGTAAATATAACGGCCATTGAGCCAAGCCGCGTTTTGCTTTGGCATAAACCCGATTTTGATGCCTTGCTCATACAGGTTCCGGGATTGAAGCAACTGGCAGAACAGCTTATTTCGAGCAGTACGCATTTTAATAGGCAGCGTATACTTACTACTTTAAGCGGTAGTGCCGAAGAAAAGTATGAAGACTTTTTGCTAAGCTTTCCTGACCTGCTCAACCGTTTGCCCTTGCGTATGATTGCCGCTTACCTGGGCATCTCGCTTAAAACCCTTACCCGCATACGCCACGCACAGTTGCAGCGATAA
- a CDS encoding cold-shock protein: MGRSSETFSKKENEKKRLKKQQEKKERAEERKSNAVKGQSLENMMAYVDENGNITSTPPDPTKKKKISTDDIRIGTPKQEDIPVEIERTGTLTFFNEGKGYGFIRDAQSQESVFVHINGIIQQIKEGDKVTFETEKGPKGLNAIKVKKAAK, encoded by the coding sequence ATGGGTAGATCATCAGAAACATTTAGTAAAAAAGAGAACGAAAAGAAAAGACTGAAAAAACAGCAGGAAAAAAAGGAAAGAGCCGAAGAGCGCAAATCCAATGCTGTTAAAGGACAAAGCCTTGAAAACATGATGGCTTATGTAGATGAGAATGGTAACATTACCTCAACTCCTCCCGATCCTACAAAAAAGAAAAAAATATCAACAGACGATATCCGTATAGGTACGCCTAAGCAGGAAGATATCCCGGTTGAAATTGAAAGAACCGGAACGCTAACTTTTTTCAATGAAGGTAAAGGTTATGGTTTCATTAGAGATGCGCAATCGCAGGAAAGCGTTTTTGTGCACATTAATGGCATAATACAACAAATCAAGGAAGGCGATAAAGTAACTTTCGAAACCGAAAAAGGTCCAAAAGGGCTTAATGCCATAAAGGTAAAAAAAGCAGCTAAGTAA